GAAACTTTTATACAGTTCTTGAACCATATGATGCAGTTAGGCGAATAAGTAGGGTTCATAACACAACAATGTTTTATCTTATATTTATATCAACCTACACATACAAATTAAAGAATAATATTGCGCATACGGGGTATGTTTGATAAAACTACATGGTTTCTTGTAGTTGTTAACTTTTCAGGTGTATTTAGGTGTTAACTGGAGGCCTGGAAGGCATGAAGCTTTTAAAAATGAGTAAAACAAGAATGACGGTCACGCGCTTTGCagctaagtaaaaaaaaaaaacctgcaaCTAGTTGAATGTGTTTGTATATGTTATCCCACCCATTTTTCAAGTGATAGAGACATACTAGGAAAACAAATGCGTGCTTAGAAAAAAAAAACGTGAACAGTAAAAAGAAAAAGGGAATAGTAACAGGGACATGAATAGTACCCTCGACCAATCAGTGGGCACCATTCACTCTTGTTATTAGTATAAAAGAAGGAGAAGTTTGTGAGTAATAGTTGTTGTATGTGTTAGTATATGTTAACCCACCGATTTTCTCCAAGTGATGGAGTCATAGTATGAAAATAGACGCGtactggaaaaaaaaaaaaacaaaaaacaaaagggAGGGGGGAAATGAATAGTACCCACGACCAATGAGGGGGCACCATTCACTTTTGTTAGTAGTGTGTAGGATAATAACAAAAAGCTATGAGCTTATTCTTAGCTTGCAAGTATTTTTCCCTCTTAAGCTTTAAACTACACTTTTTATTAGATACGGAGTACCAAAGCTACAAAAAGCTCCTTACCAAACATACCATTGTAAGGAAATACCGTGCATACAACTATACAAGATTTTATGATCTTAAATGTATGGGGATATTACTGCTCGCTTTTTGTTTCGTATGCATGTTTTATCAGATAAACCTAAAAGTTAATTAAATTCAGTAATGATGATTTTGGTAGGATTATGTGATCCTGATCTTGCAAAGGTGAAAAAGAAAAGGAACGTACATAAGATCCTGCTTTTTCGTTTACACAGTCCGGTTATAACTTGCATTAGTTGTCACCaaatattatattttttaaaaCAGCATACAACCACAACCATAATATAAAGATTTTACATACGAGATCACAAACTATCCAGACGATATGTTTTCACACGATTACTTTTATGAAAGCAACAAACTTGAGCAACAGCGCTAGCTTTAGTAGCAGTTTGTATCATAACTTGCAAGTCCCTGCAACTCTGGCCCTTCCAGACGAGGATTGTTCTCGAAGCTGCAAAACACATCATTTTTGTTTAAAACAAATTCAATAAACATAAAGCAAAACTGAGCAGTCAAACTCAAATGGCTAAATTGGATTTTATCTTCAACCAAACTTGCTACTTAAATACAAGGTTGTAAAAGTCATGAGTCGGGGATGAATCGGTCAGGACCTTGAAGGGACGAGTCGGGCGTTGACCAATGTTGATGATTAGTAATAAACGAATTATACATAGTAACATACATATATCACACATAAATAAAAATATTTCAAACATAATACATAAACATATGGCAAAACATCTAATTTtagaaataatataaatttttacatAACTTTGGCTCCGACCGAATCAGACCCGACTCGGACTGACTCGGCCGACTCAGCCCAACTTTGACCCGACTTTTTAACGTTGACCCACTTTTAAGGCGTTTTTGGGCAAGCCAGGACGGACTAGTCCCTAAACCAACGTGTCGCCCGACTCAGTCGACTTTTACAACAATGCTTAAATATCAAAGTTATGCACATAAAACATAACACACAACCAAAGTGTCAAATGAGTGATGAAACAGAAGTAAGTTTGAAAATAAGAAGGCGTTACTTGTTCAAAGGGATATGCTCAAATGGGCCGGTGGTAGGAATTGTTCCACAGAGGTTATTGTTAGATACGTCCCTGAACAAGTCATTTAAACACTAATTAATATTGGCATATTACATTTTGAAACAAATAAATCTACAAGGATTGAGCACATACACAACTTTCAAGCTTGAAATACCAACAAGTTCCCTTGGTATTCTTCCGGTTAGACGGTTATCATTAAGACGTCTGCATatagtaattaataattatatcaacataagtgctactGTATAGTGTATACTGATATCGTTGTTAATAGATAAACTCACAAGAACACTAGAGATTTCAATTTCCCAAGTGTAGTTGGAATGTTGCCAGTGATATTGttgttgtaaagatccaagcttatgAGGCTCTTCAGGTTACCGATCTCTGCAGGAATCGTACCTTGGATATTATTTTTGTAAAGCTCCCTGCATTAGTTTATGCATTAGTTTATGTACAGATGTTAAGTGTCGGCTTGTAGCAGAATATATATTATTGTCCCGAAACAAAAAACACAAAGTTTAAAAAAACTGACGGTTACATGTACTTTTTGTTAACTTTTCAATCTTACCCCTGCTTTTTACATCTCTTTTTGTCTTACATGTATAAACTAGGGGCACAAAAGAACTTTATCAGATTAATCTTATCCATATATGGAAATGAACAATTAATTTGGGATATCTCAAAGAAAGAATAGTAGACAATATAAATGGGACGGAGggattataaaatttaaaaaagATAATAAAGATGAGTAACTCACAAGTATTGTAGGTTTTCAAGTTTTCCTAGTTCAGGCACAAGATGACCAGATAACTTCGAATTTCCAAGATCCCTGTAAAGAAACGATATTGAGATAATCAATTAAAGAACATAACGTTTGGTAAAATATAAGATGCTCCAGTGTTTGCAGATTTGGAgaaccacttttttttttttttttttttttttggcgaaaaaactaaaactcatatagaaacgaggCTTACAAAAATTTAAATGAAAAAACATAATTAATAGAATCTGGCATGACTGCATTAAACCTCGGGTGAAAATATATAGTGCCCCTTTTGCTTAATATGCAGATTTCATcccctttgtttttttttttttaaacacgggGAGTCCCTGAATCAGGTATTATACCCAATGTCAATTAACCAATTGCTTACTCATCAATGAAGAAAGATGCCACCTACAGAGGGTATATAAGAACACAAATGCATTTGTCTTTCAACAGCTAAAACCTTTTGAAAAGGCAACAGTAATCTACGATAAGCCCATCTCACCGCACTTTTCTGCATCCCTATTACTCACTCAAGCATCCCCCAAGAAATAAGTCAACATGAGTCACAAGCTGAGAACTTATTTGCAGAGAAATAGTTCGACAAATGAATTTGATGATGATTCAAAATCTCATTTATATTTAATGGTAGTTACTTTTACAATTTTGATAAGTCATTTTGCTTAGTGATTGGTCATTATTAACATTTCCAATGCCTTTTTAATTAAGCCCAAAGTAGCGGACACAGAATCATCAAATTAGAAACAATTGAATTGAATTGCTTTCATCAGAGGTCATGCGTAGTTAAGCAAACTTACTTCTAAAAGTTAGAACTAGATGTGAGTGTGGGTTACTAAGTTGGGTAAAGATAGGGCAGGAGGTCAATGGGTAAAAATTGACGGAGTTCAGATTTTGGAGTCTTTTTTATGTTTCCAGTGAAATTAACTACCTAGTATGTAGAATCTGTTGGTTAATATGTCCTTGCCATCATCTCCTATTCACATATGCATAACAGATTTTACTTGTAAATTTTGATTTTTATTAGGCTTGTTTTTGTATTCGATATCTTTATGCTTGTTGCACACCAGGGTTAATGTTGACATGCTTCTTAGCACTACCTACCTATACGCAAAacttagattaataataaattaataacacAGTCATACACCAAAACACTTAAATAAAGCAAGAATCTTGCTACGCCAATAAATAATATACATCAAACCACAAAATCACACAAAGCATACCCTCTTTCACCACAACTATCTTAGAAGGTTGAAATCTTTCAAACCTATCAAAGATTATGCATTTTGGATGATCTTATTCTACCGGTTTACTTAGATTTAAAAAAAGGACACAACTTCACTATTAAAGGATTGTAGGCTTTTGATCTTAAAAACCATAACTTGAAGCTTGTAAACTCATAAGCAATATTAAAAATTAAGCTTATGAGTTAAGATATAGTCCAATTAGTAGCTTACTTGTTGACCTAAATAATAAtgcattattattaatttatttatttatttatttcttagcATGTGGATTTTAACTTTAGATGATAATTGAAGTGGAAACATtaggtcaaaaaaaaaaaaaaaaattaaaaaaaaaggggAATGAATTAGATGTTAAAATTAGGGCTTACAGGCGAGTAACATGGTTATCCTGATTACAAGTGACGTGAAACCAAGTGCAAGGGTTAACAAGATTCGGATCCCAGCTTTCAAGTACTTTTTCCGGATCGTTTAAGCTCCGACGAAGCGCGTAGAGCGCGTCTCCTTCTGAATTACCGGTGACCACCGTTGATGTAAAAACTGCTGCTGCTGCTACTAATAAGATTACAAACCTAACCAAACCCATgatcaagatgatgatgatgatgatgtaatggTGATACTAGGCTACTTTTGGTTGAATTAAAACAGGTATGgagtattatacttattattaggaTAGGAAAGACAAAACGAGGGTTtggttgagttgattttgtaaatTGGGGGTGGGAAGGGGAGTCAATGATGGAATCTAGTGAGTGGAGTTTGTGGGTGTATTTTGACCCCCAACAAATGCAATATGGAACAAATACGGACTATTTGAGTTTAGCTGGAAATAAAGACGGCTAATTTAACGTTAAATGAAATAAACTGTTTAATAATTATTTTGAATAACAATATTATGAATTAAGTTTTATTAACGTGTTATATTAAGACCATCTCTAACGCTAGTGCGTTGGGGCTCATGTGCACCGAGCAACGCCTTCAACACGTGGCTAATGTGGTGTGCTCGAGTGTGTGCTCGTGGCGTGTGTGCTCCAAGCACATGAAACTGATTTGGTGTGCTAAAATGTTATTGGTTGAAAccatatattttattaatttttatccaTCATTTCACCTAACTTCTaatcagattttaacacatcacctAACACGTCACTCAACACTCCATCCCATTATTTTCCAGTTTACTAGCACGTCCATCAAGCACTACACCCCCACCCAGCAAAACGCCAACACG
The window above is part of the Rutidosis leptorrhynchoides isolate AG116_Rl617_1_P2 chromosome 1, CSIRO_AGI_Rlap_v1, whole genome shotgun sequence genome. Proteins encoded here:
- the LOC139877870 gene encoding leucine-rich repeat protein 1-like, which translates into the protein MGLVRFVILLVAAAAVFTSTVVTGNSEGDALYALRRSLNDPEKVLESWDPNLVNPCTWFHVTCNQDNHVTRLDLGNSKLSGHLVPELGKLENLQYLELYKNNIQGTIPAEIGNLKSLISLDLYNNNITGNIPTTLGKLKSLVFLRLNDNRLTGRIPRELVGISSLKVVDVSNNNLCGTIPTTGPFEHIPLNNFENNPRLEGPELQGLASYDTNCY